Sequence from the Zeugodacus cucurbitae isolate PBARC_wt_2022May chromosome 2, idZeuCucr1.2, whole genome shotgun sequence genome:
ATATTCCTTTTAATACTTTGTATATTGGTAATTCAAATACCTGCTAGAACGCAAAATGCCAAAATCACCAACACTTTCATTGCAAACGTTTATTATACTACTACTGGTCTTTTGGCGAAAAGTATACCGGTTTATATACTCAATAACTGTCGTATTTAAGTTCAGTAATATTTAACTTATGCCTTTGAATCTGTTATAAAAGCTTTATCgtttaatacacacacacatatctatgACCGATAAGCATTCATTTTTTATAAGGGTCTATGTTAGTgcgtttttgtttgtatgtatcagGTTGCATTGTTAATCTGTGGGGGTTCGTATAAATCCATTGCTTTATCGGTAAGAATCACATACCGCCATTGataattataacaagtaagtaGAAAACGGTTTTATTTTCTATTcacaaatttcgcaaaaatttgaCGATAAGGATTGTAAACTTTATATGGGTTCGAAGTATTTTTTGATGAAGTGATAGAGTAATTAACAATTAGGCTAACAGAAATGATGATTAACCACAGTATTTAACATAGTATATTATTAAACATAGCCGGTAGGTTAACATTTACTTTCGGGTGGAAAATGAAAGAACACGAATCTTCcacttttggaaaaaaaatcgtGAAAATTGGCACGTAGATagtatatattgattttttgatGTAACAGTTTGGAACTAGTAAATCTGATGCattcactttttaatatttcaatcatGCATCCCTTAAGATATCgaaatagaactttgcacaaatactgaattCGAGGTGCAAAACGGGCGAATGTGAGGAATTCACTGTCTAAGGCTGACTTTTTAACGTTTTAATATAGACGGCGCTGAGGGCTAATTTATGAAAAGACGACCTCACAACAATATATTGGGTGCCGTAATGTTTTATGGAACAATTGAATCAATTTCTGGAATCTGTATTTCTAAAACCAAATGAACTGTTCGAAAAAATTCCatgaattttccaaaaatataatgaaCCTATTCATAACGCCTCGTGTCGCTTATGTAgattcaaatattaatatcatTCTTCGACAAGAAATGGTTTACACGGAGGTAATAAGAAACATTAACTACAGTATTGGTGATTTTGTGAATTCTGAAATAATCTGTATCATAAAATGAAGGAAGTGATGACTAGCAAAGAAGGTTGaacttaattactgaaatattttctttctatttttagttcttcgaaaataattcttttgttattattatttattaattattatctattattctatttatttaaattatttattttagttaatttaattagttaaaaagcacaaaaaattatgtttcaatttaccgaatgtatatatatgtatatgtatattgaatccAATTTGACTACGATAAATGTGGGGTTTGGTTTCCCACAAGTTATAGATTATTCCGAATAATTAAAAAcgggtttattttatattataatgtgatttaattcaatgaaaagttaaaagtatttaaagttaaaagaAACTGTACTTCttattacaaacaaaataaagtttaaGTATCTCTCGTCGTCTACGTCGTTACATGCGTACGGCTACACGTCTTCCAGAAAACTTTCTGTCTTGATGCTGCATATTCATGTTCGAAGACGATGCTCTTCCGAAAATGGGTTTCGGAGTTGCTCGAACACACAGATATGATATTTTACGTAAAAGGAGTTTCGCAAATACTGCAAATCAATAAACTCTCAATCGGTATTATATTCTACTAGCAGACCACttcggcttcgcacgggcttaaacaaacatttcaaaagttataagtttttatacacttatacacactctcccatacttatgtacatatcttgcgtgggttcattttaaaaaaagtaaaatgaggaaaattcgaacatgaaattatattttatttgcaatgagccaaaacttgattacgacctctagtctttcgtgtccgttgtctttctctctgattatgaagacgttgggaacgctcagagttcgactctctagtgcgagcttgtatatttctaatagtttgttcttcaagccgctgcatacGCTTCGTACTCCACTCCCGTACTtgagaggttttgaaattttgttcagcaagcagctgctagcactcgttactcgactctctggcacgcgattgcgatgcgaagagatttatttataagacaattttcagtttcagattaagattctccatcacggagtctttttgattccctcacctgggaactatttccagaaagttgagattctaacaataaatataacctatgttactcggggtgaatgtaccTTTTGCAATGGtgaagtttttgagtttattcataacaaacatacatacaaatctctcCTCTTTATAGatactaataaaatatatgtattacacagacatataatataatatatatataacttcaaGATAATTAAAGAGATACTTTTCCGAAGTCTCTAGCAACTGTAAATCAATGCAATTTGAAGGTCAATAACCCAATTAGTGCTTAAAGTAAGATGATTCTAATGTACTCGCTTAGAAGGTACTGCACATACCAAGGGCAATCAGGTGATGATAGGCGTTTTATGGACACACACATTTTTAGTAAGATTTGTCAAGAAGTGAACTGGTGAGATATTACCTATAACTCACTTGGTTCTTACCACGGCTGAATGGACCAAAAGTATTATTTGAATACACAAAATAATGGTGCTTTCATATTTAGATATTGAGGAAAATGTATGATTGTCTATTTTTATACATCGCAACacagttgctaagagagtataatatttttgttcacataacggttggttgtaagtcctaaaaccaaACGAATTACATATAAGgttatgtttattaaaatgatcagggtgactaaattctttgtacatatatcgtaaactaataaagatatatcaacgaaactaatctaaaaatcgccaaaatcggaccaagtTCTCAAGACCCCATacatcgaacatgagaacctcagtgtttctaataaaaatttgtcacgaaaatataagtaagtctctcagacaTTTTTACAGAATTTAGAGAGAATAGTTTTCTTCTAACAATTAGTCTCTGTTCccaaaatcaggtcataacttcccctagctccctaatattattgttttcaaactttcaatggactttataccatatatatgccgaatatcaAATGCCGGTCAAATTGCgtgttatattattaaattaaattaatgattgcgtgagtataaaatgttcggttacacccgaacttagcccttccttgcttTTACATTCGTATTAGTTACACTCATGTATAATATACAACCATTTAtcatttgaaatcaaaaatgtgtaatttttatttcgtcAAAATGCATATGCCGACTTATGTACTTATATCTATTCATTTAAGACTGTAGGTAGGTAACAAAGCTAAAAAGTGAGGGGCCTGTCTCCTTTAACAACACATTATCTTAACTGTCGATAGAgcgatatatattttataatgtttGTATTACGCGCACCCTAGCGCCTGAAATTATGCTTGAACGTTTCACTTTTAATGGCAGGTCTAAGTAAATATTGTAGAGCTTTTACTCGTAGAAACTATTAAAcaagagtatatatatatgatcccaacgattgaataaaaattaataaatcgttTAGgagtacatattttcatttattagttttcaaaatatttataaaatagtcaGTACGTATAAAAACATCACGAATTTAAGGGTAGCCGAAACCATAAGGCGAAGAGCTATGAACGGGCACATAATATTCACCAGATACCATATAAGCATTGGTCACTGCACCCATTTTCACACCACTGTAAGAGCTGCCACATTTATCCTTTACTGCTTCCTGGTAATCACCACAACGCATGCTGGGGAAATCTTCACGAGCCACCGCCTCGGCATAGTAAGAACAAGAGCGAGCATGACTGCAGGCACCAGTTACATCGAGAGGACAACCAGGTTGACTCTTACCACCATTGGGGTAGAAAGCGCCTTTACCAATTGGTTTGAGGAAACCCAATTCACCGCCGTTGGTCTGGATGGATTCGACATAATGAGCATCGTTGGCATTCAAACGTTTGTTGGGCTTATCGTAACTGAACAGTGGCAGAGCGGGGTCCAAACCGACTATGGCGTGAAGTAAGCCATTTTTAATGTTCTTGCCAGCATAACCGGCGACATGAGCACCCAAACTGTGACCGATCACTTCGGTTTCATCCAAACTCATACCATGTATATCAACCAAATAGTTGATCATACTGGCAACCTTTTCTCCCACTTTGGGTACTGCCAAAACGGAGGAAGCGTAATCAACGGAACGTGCACGTTCCCAATCAACAATGATCACATTATATTTGCCACGTCCCAACCAAGCAGCACGAATATCCTTATTCATACCGGCGGTGTAGCTCTGAGTCCAGCCATGAATGACGAATCTGTAGTCGAATTTAAAGGTTGAGAACAATTATCACTTAGGTTGACCAAATCCCTTTTTTAACATACCTCGTAGGGTTTGCAGCATCGAATTCAGAATTGGTAATTGATTTGAAGCTTTCTGTAATCTTTTGTCCTTTAGACGGATTTCTATTGGTGTACAAGTAGAAAGTCACTGGCACCGGTAACAGACGACTTTGCATTTCTTCTTGTTTCTCCAGTTCATCTAGCATTTGTTCACCCTCCTCCATTGACACCCAAACGAATGAGCCGTTAGCTTGTGGAATATACCAACCATTCTCTCCGTTAACACGTTCCGCCTCGGGAATGGGAACGGCAGCGACTAAAAGATAATTTATATTAGCCTTACTCAAGGTATATAGTTCCTACAGTATTATGGATGTGAGTTATTCAAATACCTGCTAGAACGCAAAATGCCAAAATCACCAACACTTTCATTGCAAAGTTTGTTGTACTACTGCTGTTTTGGCGAAAGGGATACCGTTTATATACTCGGTGTCTGAGACGTTAGTACATTTCATGAGTACATCAGATAATAGAATAATAGATAATAGTAATTAACTCGTTTAGAAAAAAAGCTCATATTTTTGGTTGTATATCAAAATATAAGATTACACTTAATATGAGCGCATTTCTTTCAATATCAATTCATCAGATAAACGTACTTTTCAAACTCTGCAAGTGGTACTTTaaagtgttttcttttttgtttatcaTATATGAGTAGTTAGTTAGAGGGTTCCTTATCGTTAAGAAGCGCATATTGGAGATGATAAtactaacaaataaatatttttcttgcataAATTAGTCGATATTGATTGTATTAATAAGGTAAGATTTCGGGCTATTtgccatttaattaatttatataaaaatcagcaATTATGCTAAGATGAATAATGTCTGGTCGAAGAGTTTAACGtagtataattaaaaacaatgcaaatatAATCTAAGTTCCGGTGCAGCCGAATAATATATACTCTCGAAATGtctgcaaaattttataaaaaatacgcaATAGAGCATCGAAATTCATCATATTGGTGCCATTGAATCCATAATTGTGAATGCCGAAGGACATAATCCTAATTGAAATATTGTCGCTTAATTTTATTGCCTTATCTTGcggtaataaatatatatgccaaAATAAAACCATTCAAAAGTGCGAAATTTACAACTCAATTTTGTAAAACCAGTGAAATATAGTTACCAGTAGAAATCCCCTGATAACTTAAACAAGATTTTACATTGCGATTGACCATTTATTTCAGTATATTCGAAAACACAGATACATGGGAAATAATCAcgttcaattaaatataaaatcaataattcgtttaaaatttattgaaaaatatttcgcaCCCCAAACACTAAGAAACGAattaaatattacttaaaaaataagttttaatatGCTATTTAATTAACAAAGATTTATTTGAAGATTGGTAAATCATTCTAGTCAAAATCAccgtaattaaataaaatataaagtttacattttttaaaggttTCAATGTATTCAAACATCAAAGCTCGCGATTTACTGGTCACGAGCAGGGGATTAAAATGGATAGAAAAATAAAGCCAACAACGGCCAGTgaatgagaaaaattgtaaaattatggAAAGATGATACAACTTTTTGGGAACTTGGTTAGAGAGTGGATAGAGCACACTTCTCGGTTCAAAGAGTGCGAATAAATTCGTAGGTTCAATCGTCTCAAAGTGTCGTTCCGGGTGGCCCTATAAATTACGTGACCTTGAAAAGCGTTGTATTCTTAAGaaacaaaatttccaaaaaaatctcgCGGCGCCAATTAAACATGGCAGGGCTGTGATGGTATGGGGGTGTATGTctacactgagaaaaaaaagtgcgctttaaaattaaatgtgaaccctttaaaattttatttaaagtgtcTCAGTCTATAGGTTCTTTATGgggaacacaaaaaaaaaatattttgtaaaagtgctaatataaagttttttaattgtttacttttaatttaaaagttaaaatttttgtttttaatgtaaaattcttaaatttaaaaatgttaactttattttataatgacaaactttatattttaaagaaaaatttattatttataatgtaatcactcttaaaattgtattaaaagtgaatccatttgatttaaaatttttaaaagtttaaaaataaaactataacgtttattttgaaagtgtttaatttaaaatgtaaagtgATCAATTTGCAGAAAAGTGTTAGCGTTTACATTTAAAGTGTTCACTTTATAAATCAAAGTGGCACTTTCTATTTAAACGTGTTCACTTTGACATTTAAGAATTTAGAAGTGTAAACAAGATACAAGAATGACCAGTCAGAGTAAAATTATACCGGAAAACGACTTGCTGCGAATGTTTGGCAACGATATCCAAATTAATGAGCAGGGTGATTTAACGTACACGTGTGTTGAGGAAGATACGGATCTCCTTAATCTGCTAAAGAAGTTTGATCTGGAAACACTTTTTCTTGGcctaaaaagtaagtaaaaattcTTCGGCAATATTAACACTTAtgcattattattaatgtaaatgCAATATTAACATTGCGGAAGCAGTAAAAAATATTGGTCTTCGAGCAGAGTTTAGAGAAAAGTTGTTTTTCTGGCGCAAGTCAaaggtaaatataatattaattttgaagctTATTTGCGACGTTAAGCACGTACATAGATACAATTACCATTTGAATATTACTACGTTTATAATTTAGCAa
This genomic interval carries:
- the LOC105215658 gene encoding phospholipase A1 VesT1.02-like → MKVLVILAFCVLAVAAVPIPEAERVNGENGWYIPQANGSFVWVSMEEGEQMLDELEKQEEMQSRLLPVPVTFYLYTNRNPSKGQKITESFKSITNSEFDAANPTRFVIHGWTQSYTAGMNKDIRAAWLGRGKYNVIIVDWERARSVDYASSVLAVPKVGEKVASMINYLVDIHGMSLDETEVIGHSLGAHVAGYAGKNIKNGLLHAIVGLDPALPLFSYDKPNKRLNANDAHYVESIQTNGGELGFLKPIGKGAFYPNGGKSQPGCPLDVTGACSHARSCSYYAEAVAREDFPSMRCGDYQEAVKDKCGSSYSGVKMGAVTNAYMVSGEYYVPVHSSSPYGFGYP